A region of the Leucobacter komagatae genome:
TGATCGGGCGCGGGATAATCTCGCCCTTCGGGTCGGACACGAGGCCACGCATACCGGCGATGTTACGGATCTGCAGCCAGTTACCACGAGCACCCGACGACACCATACGGAAGATGGTGTTGTCAGCGGGGAACGCGTCGCGCATGGCCTCGGCGACCTCGTCGGTTGCCTGGGTCCAGATCTTCACGAGATCTGCGTGACGCTCCTGCTCGGTGATGAGACCGCGGTCGAAGCGCTTCTGCACTGCGGCTGCCTCGGTCTCGTGCGCGGCAAGGATCTCGGCCTTGTTCGACGGGGTCACGATGTCAGACAGCGCAACGGTCACGCCCGAACGGGTCGCCCAGTGGAAACCGGCGTCCTTGATGCGGTCGAGGGTCGCAGCGACCTCCACCTTCGGGTAGCGCTCGGCGAGGTCGTTGACCAGCGTCGACAGCGTGCCCTTGTCAGCAACCTGCTCGAAGTACACGTAGTCAGCGGGCAGCGCCTCGTTGAAGATCGCGCGGCCGAGAGTGGTCTCGACGAGCACGGGCTTCTCCGAGGTCACACCCGAAGCGTCGGTGTATCCGGTGAGGCGGATCTTGGCGAGTGCGCCGAGGTCGAGCGTGTGCTCGTCCATAGCGAGGATCGCCTCTGCGATCGAACCGAACGCGCGGCCCTCGCCGACAGCACCGGGCTTCACCGTGGTGAGGTGGTGCAGGCCGATGATCATATCCTGCGACGGCAGGGTCACCGGACGGCCATCCGACGGCTTCAGGATGTTGTTCGACGCGAGCATGAGCACGCGCGCCTCGGCCTGAGCCTCGACCGACAGCGGCAGGTGGACTGCCATCTGGTCGCCGTCGAAGTCAGCGTTGAACGCTGCACAGACGAGCGGGTGCAGCTGGATCGCCTTGCCCTCAACGAGCTGCGGCTCGAACGCCTGGATGCCGAGGCGGTGCAGGGTAGGTGCACGGTTCAGCATCACGGGGCGCTCGCGGATGATCTCTTCGAGCACGTCCCAGACCTCGCTGCGCGAACGCTCGACCATGCGCTTGGCAGCCTTCACGTTCTGTGCGTGCGAGAGGTCCATCAGGCGCTTGATGACGAACGGCTTGAACAGCTCGAGCGCCATCTGCTTCGGCAGACCACACTGGTGCAGCTTGAGCTGCGGGCCGACAACGATGACCGAACGGCCCGAGTAGTCAACACGCTTACCCAGCAGGTTCTGACGGAAGCGGCCCTGCTTGCCCTTGAGCATGTCGGAGAGCGACTTCAGTGCACGGTTGCCGGTGCCCGTCACCGGGCGGCCGCGGCGGCCGTTGTCGAACAGCGCGTCGACAGCTTCCTGGAGCATGCGCTTCTCGTTGTTCACGATGATCTCGGGGGCGCCGAGATCGAGCAGGCGACGCAGACGGTTGTTGCGGTTGATCACACGACGGTAGAGGTCATTGAGATCCGAGGTCGCGAAGCGGCCACCGTCGAGCTGCACCATCGGGCGAAGCTCGGGCGGGATCACGGGAACGACGTCGAGCACCATAGCGGCCGGGCTTGCACCGGTCTGCAGGAAGGCGCTGACGACCTTCAGGCGCTTGATCGCACGGATCTTCTTCTGGCCCTTGCCCTCAGCGATCTGGAGGTGCAGCGTCTCAGCCTCTGCCTCAAGATCGAAAGCCTCAAGGCGCTTCTTGATCGCCTCGGCGCCCATGTAGGCCTCGAAGTAATCGCCGTAGCGGTCCATGAGGTCCGCGAAGACAGCGTCCTCAGGCTTGAGGTCGCCAACCTTGAGGTTGCGGAAGTCGTCCCAGACGCGCTCGAGACGAGCGATGTCGTCGTCGAAGCCGCGACGGATGAGCGTCATGTCCTTCTCAGCCGAGGCCTCGGCGCGGCGGCGCTGATCAGCCTTCGCGCCCTCCGCCTCGAGCGCAGCGAGATCGGTCTCAGCCTGCTGCTGGCGCTGAGCGACAGCAATGTCACGCTGGTCCGACAGCGCCTTCAGCTCGAGCCGCAGCTCAGCCTCAAGCTCTGCCATATCTTCGTGGCGGCCCTCTTCATCGATGTCGATGATCATGTACGCAGCGAAGTAGATGACCTTCTCGAGGTCCTTCGGCGCCATGTCGAGCAGGTAGCCGAGGCGTGACGGCACGCCCTTGAAGTACCAGATGTGGGTCACGGGAGCGGCGAGCTCGATGTGGCCCATGCGCTCACGACGTACCGACGACTTCGTCACCTCAACGCCACAGCGCTCACAGACGATGCCCTTGTAACGGACGCGCTTGTACTTGCCACACGCGCACTCCCAGTCACGGCTGGGGCCGAAGATCTGCTCGCCGAACAGACCATCCTTCTCAGGCTTCAGCGTGCGGTAGTTAATGGTCTCCGGCTTCTTGACCTCACCGAAAGACCAGCCACGGATGTCGTCGGCGGTTGCCAGACGAATCTGCAGCTCATTGAAACTCGTACCCTCGAGCAAATTGTTCTCCTTGGTATGAAAACTTTAAAAAAATCAGATCGGCTGCGCGCCCCGCCTCACAGCGGGGCGCCGATCAATTTAGATCTCGTCAGCCGAAGCTGCCTCGAAGCGGGTCGAAAGGTTAATACCGAGCTCCTCCGCTGTACGGTGTGCCTCGTCGTCGTTGTCGCGCAGGCTGACGGCGTTGCCGTCCGCTCCGAGCACCTCGACGTTCAGGCAAAGCGACTGCATCTCCTTCATGAGAACGCGGAACGACTCGGGCACGCCCGGCTCCGGGATGTTCTCACCGCGGACGATGGCCTCGTAGACCTTCACGCGGCCGAGGATGTCATCGGACTTGACCGTGAGCAGCTCCTGGAGAGCGTACGCGGCGCCGTAGGCCTCGAGGGCCCACACTTCCATCTCACCGAAGCGCTGGCCACCGAACTGCGCCTTACCACCGAGCGGCTGCTGGGTGATCATCGAGTACGGGCCGGTCGAACGAGCGTGGATCTTGTCGTCGACGAGGTGGTGCAGCTTCAGGATGTACATGTAACCGACCGAGATCGGGTACGGGTACGGCTCGCCCGAGCGGCCGTCGAACAGACGGGTCTTTCCGCTCGAGTCGATGAGGCGCTCACCGTCGCGGTTCGGGGTCGTCGAGTCGAGGAGGCCCGCGATCTCGAGCTCCGAAGCACCGTCGAACACGGGGGTCGCAACCTTCGTGTTCGGCTCTGCCTGGAGCGCCGACTCAGCGAGCTTCGCAGCCCACTCAGGCGATCCGTCGACCTTCCAACCCTGCTTCGCGATCCAGCCGAGGTGGATCTCGAGGACCTGACCGAAGTTCATTCGGCCCGGGATACCGAGCGGGTTCAGGATCACGTCGACCGGCGTGCCATCCTCGAGGAACGGCATGTCCTCGACGGGGAGGATCTTCGAGATGACGCCCTTGTTGCCGTGACGGCCAGCAAGCTTGTCGCCCTCGGTGATCTTACGCTTCTGCGCAATGTAGACGACCACACGCTGATTGACGCCCGACCCGAGGTCGTCGTCGTTGTCGTTCTCAGCGTCGAACACCTTCACGGAGGTGACGGTGCCTGCAACGCCGTGCGGAACCTTCAGCGAGGTGTCGCGAACCTCGCGGCTCTTCTCGTTGAAGATGGCGCGGAGCAGGCGCTCCTCGGCCGAGAGCTCGGTCTCGCCCTTCGGGGTCACCTTGCCGACGAGGATGTCGCCGGGGTTGACCTCTGCGCCGATCCGGATGATGCCGCGCTCGTCGAGATCCTTCAGCGCCTCCATGCTCGCGTTGGGGAGATCGCGAGTGATCTCTTCCTTACCAAGCTTGGTGTCGCGGGCGTCGACGTCGTACTCCTCGATGTGGATCGACGACAGCGTGTCGTCCTTCACGAGGTTCTGGCTGAGGATGATCGCGTCCTCGAAGTTGTGACCCTCCCACGGCATGAACGCTACGAGGAGGTTCTTGCCGAGCGCGAGCTCACCGTTCTCGGTTGCGGGGCCGTCGGCGATGACCTCGCCAGCCTCGATCCGCTCGCCAGCCTTGACGATAACGCGGTGGTTGTAGTTCGTGCCCTGGTTCGAGCGGTCGAACTTGCGCATGTAGTACTTCTTCGTGCCGCCCTCATCGAGCATCACGGTGACGACGTCAGCCGACACGTCCTGGATCACGCCAGCCTGCTCTGCGACGATCACGTCGCCAGCATCGATGGCTGCGTAGCCCTCCATACCGGTGCCGACGAGCGGCGACTCGGAGCGAACGAGCGGCACAGCCTGACGCTGCATGTTCGCACCCATGAGCGCGCGGTTCGCATCGTCGTGCTCGAGGAACGGGATCAGCGAGGTCGCGACGGAGACCATCTGGCGCGCCGAGACGTCCATGTACTGGACCTGGTCGGCGTCGACGAGCTGCACCTCGGAGCCACGGGGGCGAGCGAGGACCTGCTTCTCAGCGAACTTGCCGTCCTTGTCAACGGGAGCACCTGCCTGAGCGATGAGGAACTCGTCCTCTTCGTGAGCGGTGAGGTAGTCGACCTGGTCGGTGACGGTGCCATCGACGATGCGACGGTACGGGGTCTCGATGAAGCCGAACGCGTTGATGCGCGCGAAGGTTGCGAGCGCGCCGATCAGACCAATGTTCGGGCCTTCCGGGGTCTCAATCGGGCACATGCGGCCGTAGTGCGACGGGTGAACGTCTCGCACCTCGACGCCTGCGCGGTCACGCGAGAGACCACCCGGGCCGAGGGCCGACAGACGACGCTTGTTCGTCAGGCCCGCGAGCGGGTTGTTCTGGTCCATGAACTGCGAGAGCTGCGAGGTTCCGAAGAACTCCTTGATCGCCGCGAGCACGGGGCGCGTGTTGATCAGGGTGTTCGGGGTGATCGCCTCGATGTCCTGCGTGGTCATACGCTCGCGGACAACGCGCTCCATACGGCTCAGGCCGGTGCGCACCTGGTTCTGGATCAGCTCGCCAACGGCGCGGATACGACGGTTACCGAAGTGGTCGATGTCGTCGGTGTCCAGGCGGTTGTCGAATGCCTTGCCGTCGCGGGTGCCGGGCAGGGTCTCGGTGCCTGCGTGGAGGCCAACGAGGTACTTGATCGTCGCAACGATGTCCTCGAGCGAGAGCACCGAATCGGTGATCGGAGCTTCGAGGCCGAGCTTGCGGTTGATCTTGTAGCGACCGACCTTCGCGAGGTCGTAGCGCTTCGGGTTGAAGTAGCTGTTGTCGAGGAGCGCGCGCGCGGCTTCGATCGCAACCTGCTCGCCCGGGCGCTGCTTGCGGTAGATATCCTTGAGGGCTTCCTCCTGAAGGCTGACGCCTTCCTTCTCGACGATGCCGTCCTTCTCAAGGGTGAGGGCGATCGACTCGTAGCCCGCGAACTCTTCAAGAATCTCGCCGGTGGTCATGCCGAGTGCCTTGAGGAACACGGTGACCGACTGCTTACGCTTGCGGTCGATGCGAACGCCGACCTGGTCGCGCTTGTCGATCTCGAACTCGAGCCACGCACCGCGGCTCGGGATGACGCGTGCCGAGAAGACATCCTTGTCCGAGGTCTTCTCCTGCTGGCGCTCGAAGTAGACGCCGGGCGAACGGACGAGCTGCGAAACGATGACGCGCTCGGTGCCGTTGATGATGAAGGTGCCCTTGTCGGTCATGAGCGGGAAGTCGCCCATGTAGACCGTCTGGCTCTTCAGCACCTGGGTCTCGGTGTTGTAGAACGCCGCCTCAACGTAGAGGGGGGCAGAGTAGGTCTTGCCGCGCTCCTTGCACTCGTCGATCGAGAACTTCTGATCGTCAAGGATCGGGTTCTCGAAGGAGAGCTGCATGGTGCCAGCGTTGTCCTCGATCGGGGACATCTCCTCGAAGATCTCCTCGAGGCCGCTCTTCAGCGCGATGTCGTCGCGCCCCTGAGCCTGTGCCTCTTTGACGCGTGCAGCCCACGCGTCGTTGCCGACGAGCCAGTCGAAGCTCTCGAGCTGCAGTGCCAGCAGGTTCGGCACCGACAGCGTGTCGGAAATCTTGGCGAATGAGAGTCGCGAGTGATTGCGACCATTCTTCGGGTTATTGGTGGACGATGCGTTGCGCGCAGCAGCCAAGGAAGTACCTCCGTGGGCCCCGTCGGGCCGATTGACTTGGTCTTGCGAAGAAATGCTCTGCGGTCACACGGGGTTCATCTGCGCCTGCGCGCCAACTCCCGGGGCCTTCCGCTATATGAAGGCAGACTCGTGTCCATAGTGCAGCTTTCTACTGTAACACCATCGTTATCACCTGACAAGGGCTTCGCCGGGCCTGATTCTCAGGTTTCGCAAAAGCGTGCAAGACTGGGCGATGTGTTGGGGGTACACGGACCATAGATCCCGATTCCCAGGAGCAGTGAAGCGAGTGACACCTCAGCCTTCGGCACAGCACCCCCGCCCATCCGGCACCCCCGTGCCTCCCCTCTTCCCGGGGCCGCTCACATTCGGAGCGATTTTCTCGCGCGGGTTCTCTGCGGTCGCTCGCAATCCAAAGCCACTCGTGCTCTGGGCGATGCTCCTGCCCCTCGCGGTTCACCTGCTGTTTGCGATCCCTACGGCGCTCTCTGATGCCGCGGGCCTCAACGACGAGCCGAGCCCGAGGTACGACTCAGCCACAGTCGGCATCCTCCTTCTGACGCTACTATCCTCGGTTGTCTACTACGTCGTCTCAGTGTTGGGCGGCGCGGTGCTACAGGGCTACGTCGCGAATAGCGTGAGATTTGAGGCGCTCGGGCACCGCGGCACCCCGGCCGAGCTCTGGGCGGCGACCCGCCCCGTGTTTGGCAGACTTGTTGGCTACGGCGGCCTCGTCATCGCGTTCGCAATCGCATTGGGCATTGCCGCTGGCATCGCGGGTGTGATTGCCGGCATCATATTCGGTCTGGTCGCTGGCCTAAGTCAGGCAATGGCGCCCGCCGTAGTGCTTCTCGTACTACTCCTCCTGGGCATTTTTGTCCCGATCTTGTGGTTCTCGGCGCGCATTTCAATCGCGCCCGCAATCATCGTCTGCGAGCGCACCTCAGCTTGGAACGCGGTTCGCCGGGCCTGGAGCCTGACCCGCGGCCGAGGCTGGCGCGTCGTCGGGCTATATCTCTTGCTGGGGCTCGTTGCAGCCGCTGCCGCAGGCATCCTGGTTTTGCTGTTCTGGGGCCTCACTCAGGCACTCATGCCCAGCCCGGCCGGGGAGACCGGCATCACCGGCCCACGCTTCCTCGCGTCGTACCTTGCAGGGCTACCGGTGGTGATTTCAGGGGCCGCGATCCTGCCGGTGACGGCAGCCGCGACGGCCAATGTGTACCTCGACGCGCGCACACGACAGGATCCTCTCGCTGCGTCCCTGTACCAGTACCACGCGGCCCGCGCCGCGGGCTACGCACCCGCGCAGCTCGCAGATCCGTTCGTCACCGTGCCGCCGGGCTCCCACCTCGGCTAGCGGCGCCACCGTGTCGAACCGTCTCAGCAAATCCGAGGTTTGCTGCCAGGGACTGGGCAGGCTCGCCGGATACTGTGGCTCCTATGACTTCGAAGCCCGCGGCCCCAGGAATCATCTGGGCGACCGTCGCGATCCTCGCGGTAGCCGGGCTCGGCGCATACCTGCACTTCGGCCACACGGGACCGCTCCCGCTCGACGAGTCTTGGCGAGACGCGGTGCGACTGAATCCACGATCCGCGGCGTTCACCGTCGCCGCGTTCCTCGCTGAGATCGGTTCCAGTGTCGGCGTTGCCGCCTGCGGCGCGGTGGCATGCGCGCTCCTACTGACGCGCCGCTTCGGCAGGGAGGCCGCCGCGATCGCGACGGCCCTGATCCTCGGCGTCGTTCTCTCCGAGACGATAAAGCTGCTCGTCGCGCGCCCCCGACCGATGGAGGCGCTCTACCCGTGGGATGGGTATTCGTACCCATCCGGCCACTCAATGGGCGCGGCGGCGCTCGCGGTCTCGCTCGCGTACGCCGTCGCCTCCGTTCAGCGGAGTGGCGCTACGTTCGTGAGCTGCTCAACGATCACATGGATGTGGATCGCGGCCGTCTCCTGGACCGCAGCAATGATGTGGAGCAGAACTGCGCTCGGTGTGCACTGGCTGAGCGACACCGTAGCGGGGGCAATTATCGGGATCGCCGCGGCCGTCATCGCCCAGCGACTCTGGCGGCGACGCGTGTTGCCGCAGTAATCCACAGGCTGCTGCCCCGCCGCCCACTCGCAGCTGGAAGAACGTAAGATTGGCGGCATGAGTGAGACCCAGCAGACCGAGACCCCAAGCATCCGCATCTTCGGCGCTGATTGGTGCGGCGACTGCCGCCGCGCAAAGCGCGTGTTCGGCGAAGCACAGGTTGCCTACGAGTGGATCGACCTCGTCGAGACGCCCGAGGCGGCAGACGTCGCTGCCGACATCAGCGGCCGTAAGAACATTCCCGTCATCACCTACCCCGACGGCACCCACCAGGTCGAGCCGAGCGACGCAGACATGCGCGCGAAGCTCACCGAGCTCGGGCTGGTGTGATCCTCCCCCCGCCCGTCACGCTTGCCTCCGGGCGCACCGCTTCGATCGAGGCCGACAAGTGGGTTGATGGCGCCATTGAACTCGTCATCGACGGCACGCCGCAGTCGCACGTCAACCTGCGCGACCCATCAGACCTGTTCTTCGAATACATGCGGCGCATCGGTCACGTCATTGACTTGTTCCGACCCGCCGGCGCCCCGATCTCTGCGCTGCACCTTGGGGGCGGAGCATTCTCGCTCCCCCGCTACATTGAGGCGACGCGCCCCGGGAGCAGGCAGCAGGTCGTTGAGCTTGAGAGCGCCCTCGTCGATCTGGTCCGCGAAGCCGCGCCCCTGCCGAAGCGCGCAAGTATCCGAGTCAGGCACGGCGACGCGCGCGCCGTGCTCGGCAAGCTGCCCGCCGGCATGCACGGCGCGATGGATCTCATCGTCGTTGACATCTTTTCGGGCTCCCAGACTCCCGCGCACGTCTCCAGCGTGGAGTTCTATGAGCTCGTGCGCCCGCTCCTCGCGCCGCACGGTGTCGT
Encoded here:
- a CDS encoding DNA-directed RNA polymerase subunit beta yields the protein MAAARNASSTNNPKNGRNHSRLSFAKISDTLSVPNLLALQLESFDWLVGNDAWAARVKEAQAQGRDDIALKSGLEEIFEEMSPIEDNAGTMQLSFENPILDDQKFSIDECKERGKTYSAPLYVEAAFYNTETQVLKSQTVYMGDFPLMTDKGTFIINGTERVIVSQLVRSPGVYFERQQEKTSDKDVFSARVIPSRGAWLEFEIDKRDQVGVRIDRKRKQSVTVFLKALGMTTGEILEEFAGYESIALTLEKDGIVEKEGVSLQEEALKDIYRKQRPGEQVAIEAARALLDNSYFNPKRYDLAKVGRYKINRKLGLEAPITDSVLSLEDIVATIKYLVGLHAGTETLPGTRDGKAFDNRLDTDDIDHFGNRRIRAVGELIQNQVRTGLSRMERVVRERMTTQDIEAITPNTLINTRPVLAAIKEFFGTSQLSQFMDQNNPLAGLTNKRRLSALGPGGLSRDRAGVEVRDVHPSHYGRMCPIETPEGPNIGLIGALATFARINAFGFIETPYRRIVDGTVTDQVDYLTAHEEDEFLIAQAGAPVDKDGKFAEKQVLARPRGSEVQLVDADQVQYMDVSARQMVSVATSLIPFLEHDDANRALMGANMQRQAVPLVRSESPLVGTGMEGYAAIDAGDVIVAEQAGVIQDVSADVVTVMLDEGGTKKYYMRKFDRSNQGTNYNHRVIVKAGERIEAGEVIADGPATENGELALGKNLLVAFMPWEGHNFEDAIILSQNLVKDDTLSSIHIEEYDVDARDTKLGKEEITRDLPNASMEALKDLDERGIIRIGAEVNPGDILVGKVTPKGETELSAEERLLRAIFNEKSREVRDTSLKVPHGVAGTVTSVKVFDAENDNDDDLGSGVNQRVVVYIAQKRKITEGDKLAGRHGNKGVISKILPVEDMPFLEDGTPVDVILNPLGIPGRMNFGQVLEIHLGWIAKQGWKVDGSPEWAAKLAESALQAEPNTKVATPVFDGASELEIAGLLDSTTPNRDGERLIDSSGKTRLFDGRSGEPYPYPISVGYMYILKLHHLVDDKIHARSTGPYSMITQQPLGGKAQFGGQRFGEMEVWALEAYGAAYALQELLTVKSDDILGRVKVYEAIVRGENIPEPGVPESFRVLMKEMQSLCLNVEVLGADGNAVSLRDNDDEAHRTAEELGINLSTRFEAASADEI
- a CDS encoding glutaredoxin domain-containing protein, yielding MSETQQTETPSIRIFGADWCGDCRRAKRVFGEAQVAYEWIDLVETPEAADVAADISGRKNIPVITYPDGTHQVEPSDADMRAKLTELGLV
- a CDS encoding phosphatase PAP2 family protein, with the translated sequence MTSKPAAPGIIWATVAILAVAGLGAYLHFGHTGPLPLDESWRDAVRLNPRSAAFTVAAFLAEIGSSVGVAACGAVACALLLTRRFGREAAAIATALILGVVLSETIKLLVARPRPMEALYPWDGYSYPSGHSMGAAALAVSLAYAVASVQRSGATFVSCSTITWMWIAAVSWTAAMMWSRTALGVHWLSDTVAGAIIGIAAAVIAQRLWRRRVLPQ
- the rpoC gene encoding DNA-directed RNA polymerase subunit beta'; its protein translation is MLEGTSFNELQIRLATADDIRGWSFGEVKKPETINYRTLKPEKDGLFGEQIFGPSRDWECACGKYKRVRYKGIVCERCGVEVTKSSVRRERMGHIELAAPVTHIWYFKGVPSRLGYLLDMAPKDLEKVIYFAAYMIIDIDEEGRHEDMAELEAELRLELKALSDQRDIAVAQRQQQAETDLAALEAEGAKADQRRRAEASAEKDMTLIRRGFDDDIARLERVWDDFRNLKVGDLKPEDAVFADLMDRYGDYFEAYMGAEAIKKRLEAFDLEAEAETLHLQIAEGKGQKKIRAIKRLKVVSAFLQTGASPAAMVLDVVPVIPPELRPMVQLDGGRFATSDLNDLYRRVINRNNRLRRLLDLGAPEIIVNNEKRMLQEAVDALFDNGRRGRPVTGTGNRALKSLSDMLKGKQGRFRQNLLGKRVDYSGRSVIVVGPQLKLHQCGLPKQMALELFKPFVIKRLMDLSHAQNVKAAKRMVERSRSEVWDVLEEIIRERPVMLNRAPTLHRLGIQAFEPQLVEGKAIQLHPLVCAAFNADFDGDQMAVHLPLSVEAQAEARVLMLASNNILKPSDGRPVTLPSQDMIIGLHHLTTVKPGAVGEGRAFGSIAEAILAMDEHTLDLGALAKIRLTGYTDASGVTSEKPVLVETTLGRAIFNEALPADYVYFEQVADKGTLSTLVNDLAERYPKVEVAATLDRIKDAGFHWATRSGVTVALSDIVTPSNKAEILAAHETEAAAVQKRFDRGLITEQERHADLVKIWTQATDEVAEAMRDAFPADNTIFRMVSSGARGNWLQIRNIAGMRGLVSDPKGEIIPRPIINSYREGLSVAEYFIATHGARKGLADTALRTADSGYLTRRLVDVSQDVIIREEDCGTRRGLDLPIAAEVDGQIVRDENVENSVYARTLAADAVNAAGDVVAAAGSDVGDVAIDLLVGAGVTEIKVRSVLTCESAVGVCATCYGRSLATGQRVDIGEAVGIIAAQSIGEPGTQLTMRTFHTGGSASADDITQGLPRVQELFEARTPKGASPIAEAAGRITIEDTEKSRRLILTPDDGTEEKQYPVLKRSTLIVEDGDHVELGQPFIQGTLDPKDILQVGSTEGGKHIPGERAVQKYLVEGVQGVYRSQGVPIHDKHIEVIVRQMLRKVTVVDHGETELLPGELVDRSRYQRINREALVDGKRAATARPEVMGITKASLATESWLSAASFQETTRVLTQAAMEGSKDPLVGLKENVIIGKLIPAGTGLSTYTDVDVSATEEARAERYPNRMYAGEGTFDENDFSFVDFDTFTSDEFNPGNYS
- a CDS encoding spermidine synthase, with translation MILPPPVTLASGRTASIEADKWVDGAIELVIDGTPQSHVNLRDPSDLFFEYMRRIGHVIDLFRPAGAPISALHLGGGAFSLPRYIEATRPGSRQQVVELESALVDLVREAAPLPKRASIRVRHGDARAVLGKLPAGMHGAMDLIVVDIFSGSQTPAHVSSVEFYELVRPLLAPHGVVVVNAADGTGLPFVRGQLATLKSLFSEVVAVAEPQVLKGRRFGNVVIIASNSPADSPVGELDWLPRLLAGGPHPARLLEGQELSGLIGSTKPVTDATAVDSPAPSPGIFGA